One Polyangiaceae bacterium DNA segment encodes these proteins:
- a CDS encoding HEAT repeat domain-containing protein, whose amino-acid sequence MRWSRHTLVSVAALCFALGPGVSSDASASIWPNSAVRIERQLQSDDAGQRRRAANKLAGLSPGAGRRLVDRALADPDADVRLAAAAAARQLAHRGASAHVVPWLSDSDQRLRVAAAELLAWSPNPRAITALGRALADPDPLVRGLAARALGASGQPEATLPLLGHLDDSAPQVRRDVVLALGRLADARAVVPLIGKIQDGRPEVRRAVVFALGELGDVRAASALVLSLRDNEDAVRIAALEALGRLGDPQSALAIETVAAQDDVPAPVRAAALASLAQLGSPQALDRVVQALARDDSREAALQALTTAGTAAAKRLEACVKSESNSEIADGCALALAQLGRPAAAALVREAMRRGNVSPTAGLPALGQLGASAYLPVVLEYLESKDGALRRIAMAAAGDLLDPAKPDGRAVEPLRRALSRADAGSTEFVSLVHLLGRSGSARAAPVLVPLAEHSDNVHVQSVALEALGHTSGPGADRALLAALDAEEAHVRMAAAVALWRAGTGATARLLLERVERAAEQDRVAVALALSGALSRTKSKDDVLRAARVLQGSRGGQRDALIEALARSPGGAGLERLGELARASVDAADRAKIAECVASRSDALPLLRSLSTDVDAAVRANALWALGWVGTRDDVSALAKATKDRDAAAANDAAVSLGRLGNACRSRRTSSVRCVHPGSVRSAVRSGALRASPRGRPLRRRRTSLAFPG is encoded by the coding sequence GTGCGCTGGTCCCGTCACACCCTGGTATCCGTCGCGGCACTTTGCTTCGCCCTCGGTCCCGGCGTCAGCAGCGATGCATCCGCATCCATCTGGCCGAACTCTGCAGTGCGCATCGAACGCCAGCTGCAGAGTGACGACGCCGGGCAGCGACGACGAGCTGCGAACAAGCTGGCTGGCCTCAGCCCCGGCGCAGGTCGTCGTCTCGTGGACCGCGCGCTAGCCGATCCAGATGCCGATGTGCGCCTCGCCGCCGCCGCCGCCGCGCGACAGCTGGCGCATCGTGGGGCTAGCGCCCACGTCGTGCCCTGGCTCAGCGATTCGGACCAGCGATTGCGCGTCGCTGCTGCCGAGCTCTTGGCGTGGAGCCCCAACCCGCGGGCCATCACTGCGCTCGGGCGCGCGCTGGCGGATCCGGACCCCTTGGTGCGTGGACTTGCAGCACGCGCGCTGGGCGCCAGTGGCCAGCCTGAAGCGACGTTGCCGCTGCTTGGACACCTGGATGACTCGGCGCCTCAAGTGCGTCGCGACGTCGTGCTGGCGCTGGGGCGCCTGGCCGACGCCCGCGCGGTGGTTCCGCTGATCGGCAAGATCCAGGACGGACGACCCGAGGTGCGGCGAGCAGTCGTGTTTGCTCTGGGTGAGCTGGGCGACGTGCGCGCGGCCAGCGCCCTCGTGCTGTCCCTGCGTGACAACGAAGATGCCGTGCGCATCGCCGCGCTGGAAGCCCTCGGTCGTCTCGGCGACCCGCAGTCGGCACTGGCCATCGAAACCGTGGCGGCTCAGGACGACGTTCCGGCTCCGGTGCGTGCTGCAGCGCTCGCCAGCTTGGCTCAACTCGGCAGCCCCCAAGCTCTCGATCGCGTCGTCCAAGCGTTGGCGCGAGATGACTCGCGGGAAGCGGCGCTGCAAGCGTTGACGACGGCAGGGACGGCGGCCGCGAAGCGGCTCGAGGCGTGCGTGAAGTCCGAGTCGAACAGCGAGATTGCCGACGGTTGTGCGCTGGCACTCGCTCAACTCGGTCGTCCCGCGGCCGCGGCGCTAGTGCGCGAAGCCATGCGTCGCGGCAACGTGAGTCCCACGGCCGGGTTGCCCGCTTTGGGGCAGCTCGGCGCTTCGGCTTACTTGCCCGTGGTGCTCGAGTACTTGGAGTCCAAGGACGGAGCGTTGCGCCGCATCGCCATGGCGGCGGCGGGGGATCTGCTCGATCCGGCGAAACCCGACGGGCGCGCGGTGGAGCCGCTGCGTCGCGCCCTATCCCGCGCGGACGCCGGCTCCACCGAGTTCGTCTCGCTGGTACATCTGCTTGGACGCTCGGGCTCAGCTCGCGCAGCGCCGGTCCTGGTTCCCTTGGCAGAGCACTCCGACAACGTGCACGTGCAGAGCGTCGCCCTGGAGGCGCTGGGCCATACGTCAGGCCCGGGCGCGGACCGCGCGCTGCTCGCGGCATTGGATGCAGAAGAAGCCCATGTGCGCATGGCTGCGGCAGTCGCACTGTGGCGCGCGGGAACTGGAGCCACGGCGCGTCTGCTCTTGGAGAGGGTCGAGCGAGCGGCGGAACAGGATCGCGTTGCCGTCGCCCTGGCGCTGTCCGGTGCCCTGTCCCGTACGAAGAGCAAGGACGACGTGTTGAGGGCCGCCCGGGTCTTGCAGGGGAGTCGAGGGGGCCAGCGCGATGCACTGATCGAGGCTTTGGCGCGCAGCCCCGGTGGCGCTGGCTTGGAGCGACTGGGCGAGCTGGCACGCGCCAGCGTGGATGCGGCCGACCGCGCGAAGATTGCGGAGTGCGTCGCAAGCCGTTCCGACGCGCTGCCGCTGCTCCGCAGTCTGAGCACCGACGTGGACGCCGCGGTGCGTGCGAACGCACTGTGGGCGCTCGGATGGGTGGGGACACGTGACGACGTTTCCGCCCTGGCCAAGGCAACGAAGGATCGCGACGCCGCGGCTGCGAACGACGCGGCGGTGTCTTTGGGCAGACTCGGCAACGCTTGTCGCTCGAGGCGGACGTCCAGCGTTCGCTGTGTGCATCCTGGCTCCGTTCGCAGCGCCGTTCGCAGCGGCGCGCTGCGGGCTTCGCCTCGCGGGCGCCCGCTGCGGCGAAGAAGAACGTCGCTTGCTTTCCCAGGATGA
- a CDS encoding zinc-ribbon domain-containing protein — protein sequence MKISCPSCAAKYSIADDKVENRLAKIRCRKCSTTIVIDGKVNPPSVYAADASSVQAEQPSFAAAASGPAAAAAPAGGGREYSVDFGDNDQRNMQLHELIEAYNAGQVTAETYIWAEGMADWTALGEVPEIVEALHGASAPAEVAPAPEPAPVAAPAPAPTPSPFAAPAAAAAPAPDFSGGAAPWDQGAAADAVRAATAPGRSATADLFGGFDQAGGEADVATSAPAPAVASAPTADPATGARNESSVLFSLSALTAARDSSSPGQSGGGTREDSGLIDLKALTSQAEASAPAADPIAAPVPLGFAPPLGSAPLGGGLAQAQLSVPPPQHKSKTGLFIGAGIAFAAIVIAVAIIVTSSKEAPPPPPTAAATPAPAPTPAPTPTPEATVAAKPPATGTADENGEKPPDKPSGTAKRYTGPVGKPKPGAAAAPKPGPAAAPKPAPKPKSACGCPPGDLQCAMRCAAGG from the coding sequence GTGAAGATTTCCTGCCCTTCGTGCGCGGCAAAGTACTCCATCGCTGATGACAAGGTCGAAAACCGGCTCGCCAAGATCCGATGTCGAAAATGCAGCACCACGATCGTCATCGACGGCAAGGTGAATCCACCAAGCGTCTACGCAGCCGACGCATCCTCCGTACAGGCAGAGCAACCCTCCTTCGCAGCGGCCGCATCCGGACCCGCTGCAGCAGCGGCGCCTGCGGGCGGAGGCCGCGAGTACTCGGTGGACTTTGGCGACAACGATCAGCGCAACATGCAGCTGCACGAGTTGATCGAAGCGTACAACGCCGGGCAAGTCACTGCCGAGACGTACATCTGGGCAGAGGGGATGGCAGACTGGACGGCACTCGGCGAAGTGCCGGAGATCGTCGAAGCGCTTCACGGAGCGTCCGCGCCGGCTGAGGTTGCACCCGCACCCGAGCCTGCGCCGGTTGCTGCACCGGCGCCGGCGCCGACTCCCTCTCCCTTCGCCGCGCCGGCTGCAGCTGCGGCACCCGCTCCGGATTTCAGCGGAGGCGCGGCCCCTTGGGATCAAGGTGCAGCCGCAGACGCTGTTCGCGCCGCGACCGCGCCTGGGCGCAGCGCAACCGCCGATCTGTTTGGCGGGTTCGATCAGGCGGGAGGCGAAGCCGATGTCGCGACGAGCGCACCGGCACCGGCGGTCGCTTCCGCGCCGACCGCAGATCCGGCAACCGGAGCGCGCAACGAATCGTCGGTGTTGTTCTCGCTCAGTGCCCTGACTGCAGCACGCGATTCCTCATCTCCGGGGCAAAGCGGCGGCGGCACGCGGGAGGATTCGGGCCTCATCGATCTCAAGGCGCTGACCAGCCAAGCCGAAGCCAGTGCCCCGGCTGCCGATCCCATCGCTGCGCCAGTTCCCCTGGGCTTTGCGCCTCCCCTCGGCAGTGCACCGCTCGGTGGCGGCCTGGCGCAAGCGCAACTCTCGGTGCCGCCTCCGCAGCACAAGAGCAAGACAGGATTGTTCATTGGTGCGGGGATCGCGTTCGCGGCCATCGTCATCGCGGTGGCCATCATCGTCACGTCTTCGAAGGAAGCCCCCCCTCCGCCGCCCACGGCAGCCGCGACGCCTGCGCCTGCACCGACGCCCGCACCGACGCCGACGCCGGAAGCGACGGTGGCAGCCAAGCCGCCCGCAACCGGTACCGCCGACGAGAACGGCGAGAAGCCGCCAGACAAACCCTCGGGAACTGCCAAGCGCTACACCGGCCCGGTTGGCAAGCCGAAGCCCGGCGCCGCCGCCGCGCCCAAGCCTGGCCCCGCAGCAGCACCCAAGCCTGCCCCGAAACCAAAGAGCGCCTGCGGTTGCCCGCCTGGCGATCTGCAGTGCGCCATGCGCTGCGCCGCTGGTGGCTGA
- a CDS encoding PEGA domain-containing protein, whose translation MLDTQSSPSNPKADELFPELLTKKPAAAAPKSVPAPPSLRSQAPTSLVGKPAPRIPAPPSQRIPAPPSQRIPAPPSSRAASAPSLPPVAPSAKSIAPLPPSMRKPVVEATTVVEEHELVDEDEVETVDAREIGEESETVPLAVADNTTQDVLEAAAGASDLDSLGASLPQRAILPKYDAELDDGPTVALPSSVVNPPPTSRPSVGASRPAPLKSAPLPPLPSVPSSSAPSTPMSSAPSTPLPLSALGAKRAPAPPASARVPSALLKAGASAPPSLSLPPAALAAPSVDSSRLSSIPPVAESLLPPAAPKKRSVLPWLFAAAAVLAVGAAGATGLVMYKGSALGFGTAGNGTLVVTAAGTGGKAIQGLSVMVDGEKKCSASPCRIDGVKAGTRLVSATAPGYEATAARALSVTAGEESALHVELNAETVSAPAKVANEEAKPSEETSEAKVETKNAAPKSDEPSRTTDKSSVKPASAKAEPKTAAATAEKADKADKADKAAAMGTLNINSIPRANVVLDGRPMGMTPVMGVSVSPGNHTVVFVHPEQGRKVAGASVEAGKTATVGVRF comes from the coding sequence ATGCTCGACACTCAATCTTCGCCCTCGAACCCGAAAGCAGATGAGCTCTTCCCTGAGCTCCTGACCAAGAAGCCCGCGGCGGCCGCGCCGAAGTCAGTTCCAGCGCCGCCCAGCCTGCGCAGCCAGGCTCCGACGTCGCTCGTGGGCAAGCCGGCGCCGCGCATTCCAGCGCCGCCCAGCCAGCGCATTCCAGCGCCGCCTAGCCAGCGTATTCCGGCCCCGCCGAGCAGCCGCGCGGCTAGCGCTCCGAGCCTGCCGCCGGTCGCTCCGTCTGCAAAGTCCATCGCGCCGCTGCCGCCCAGCATGCGCAAGCCGGTCGTCGAGGCAACGACCGTCGTTGAAGAGCATGAGCTGGTGGACGAAGACGAGGTCGAGACCGTCGACGCCCGTGAGATCGGCGAAGAGAGCGAGACAGTGCCCCTTGCCGTTGCCGACAACACGACTCAGGACGTGCTCGAGGCTGCCGCAGGTGCGTCAGACCTGGATAGCTTGGGTGCGAGCCTGCCGCAGCGCGCGATTCTTCCCAAGTACGACGCGGAACTCGATGACGGTCCTACCGTCGCGCTGCCGTCGTCCGTGGTCAATCCGCCGCCCACCTCCCGTCCCAGCGTCGGCGCTTCGCGCCCTGCACCGCTGAAGAGCGCGCCGCTGCCCCCGCTGCCCTCCGTGCCTTCGTCCAGCGCGCCGTCCACGCCCATGTCGAGTGCACCATCGACCCCGTTGCCACTTTCCGCGCTTGGCGCGAAGCGCGCACCGGCGCCGCCCGCCAGCGCCCGCGTTCCCAGCGCGTTGCTGAAGGCCGGCGCGAGCGCGCCCCCGTCGCTATCGCTTCCGCCCGCGGCGCTCGCAGCGCCGAGCGTGGATTCCAGCCGCCTGTCGAGCATTCCGCCGGTGGCCGAGTCCTTGCTGCCGCCGGCCGCTCCGAAGAAGCGCAGCGTGTTGCCTTGGCTGTTCGCGGCCGCCGCAGTGCTCGCCGTAGGTGCTGCCGGCGCCACGGGCCTCGTGATGTACAAGGGCAGCGCGCTAGGGTTCGGCACTGCCGGCAACGGCACGCTGGTCGTCACAGCCGCTGGTACGGGTGGCAAGGCCATCCAAGGCCTGAGCGTGATGGTGGACGGTGAGAAGAAGTGCAGCGCGTCCCCCTGTCGCATCGATGGCGTCAAAGCAGGCACGCGCCTCGTGTCCGCCACGGCGCCGGGCTACGAAGCCACAGCTGCTCGGGCCCTGAGTGTCACCGCGGGAGAAGAGAGCGCTCTGCACGTGGAGCTGAACGCCGAGACCGTGAGCGCACCCGCCAAGGTGGCGAACGAGGAGGCCAAGCCGAGCGAGGAGACCAGCGAGGCCAAGGTCGAGACAAAGAATGCCGCGCCGAAGAGCGACGAGCCGTCACGCACGACGGACAAGTCGAGCGTCAAGCCGGCATCGGCGAAGGCCGAGCCGAAGACAGCCGCGGCCACGGCGGAGAAGGCGGACAAGGCGGACAAGGCGGACAAGGCCGCCGCCATGGGCACGCTGAACATCAACTCCATCCCGCGTGCGAATGTCGTTCTCGACGGTCGGCCCATGGGCATGACTCCAGTGATGGGCGTATCCGTCAGCCCGGGCAACCACACCGTGGTGTTCGTGCATCCGGAGCAGGGGCGCAAGGTTGCTGGCGCTTCGGTGGAAGCGGGCAAGACCGCGACCGTCGGCGTTCGCTTCTGA
- a CDS encoding J domain-containing protein, with amino-acid sequence MTAPANADRIQEWDAVLDDANYYEILGVLPIASTDSIRLAYREFALAFHPDLHADASVELRSQVQRIFRRGAEAYRVLADPELRVRYDMGVEKGQLRLDISQLPKRSPSLAPGETRSLPDLCKTAGAKTCARKAVRAIDEGDLVSARDELKRALEFDGINPELVERLEALDVALFATGGG; translated from the coding sequence ATGACCGCTCCCGCGAACGCCGATCGCATTCAAGAGTGGGACGCCGTCCTGGATGACGCGAACTACTACGAGATCCTGGGTGTGCTGCCGATTGCGAGTACGGACAGCATCCGCCTGGCCTATCGCGAGTTCGCCCTCGCGTTCCACCCGGACTTGCATGCGGACGCCAGCGTCGAACTTCGCTCGCAGGTCCAACGCATCTTCCGTCGCGGCGCCGAAGCGTATCGAGTCCTCGCCGACCCCGAGCTGCGAGTGCGCTACGACATGGGGGTGGAGAAGGGGCAGCTGCGTCTCGACATTTCGCAGCTACCGAAGCGCTCCCCTTCCCTGGCACCCGGCGAGACACGCTCCCTGCCCGACTTGTGCAAGACGGCCGGCGCGAAAACGTGCGCACGCAAGGCGGTGCGCGCCATCGACGAGGGTGATCTGGTCAGTGCACGCGACGAGTTGAAGCGCGCCCTCGAGTTCGACGGGATCAACCCCGAGCTGGTCGAGCGCCTCGAGGCGCTCGACGTTGCGCTCTTCGCTACAGGCGGCGGCTAG